The following proteins come from a genomic window of Nostoc sp. TCL26-01:
- a CDS encoding iron uptake porin, whose protein sequence is MSKYLLAAAGGVGFFCLLSSLLPAQALPNLNISEKELASVQDNDINKQADTNNNNLSETESDKLPIVNDTQQNLSSSNQPQNAVNALEPPADEMAQVTSVSQLSDVQPTDWAFQALQSLVERYGCIAGYPNQTYRGNRAMTRYEFAAGLNACLERINELIATATADLVKKEDLATLQKLQEQFAAELATLRGRVDALEARTTELEANQFSTTTKLTGEAIIAGIGATGGAPGKSGSNIILVNRVRLNLSTSFTGKDLLITGLQSHNFLGGADGRGSLQESLGLASPLLSSSSARTSFEPQFPGLNVKNLTGVGANSLELYKLLYIFPVANKLTLFAGTAAEVSDAFPAITPFYGEGQESISRFAGLNPVLRVSGGTSGSGLASAAGFIFNIAPSLDLRALYGSVNANIPQKSPNEVLAGVSETPLGGGFFSGSSVVAAQLTFKPMRDLDIGLNYAHSYHEINILGTGLISGDVGALAGVDPGTPVTLNSIGSTVTWRFSPKIALSGYGAALFVEDSSKTVDASTTFTSWMVGLHFRDLFKSGNNAGILFGQPLYRSEASGSAQLAPIGVNRATPYHLEAYYRWQINDHISITPGAFILFNPEGDRTNDTTTVGVLRTTFTF, encoded by the coding sequence ATGTCCAAATATCTACTAGCTGCTGCTGGTGGAGTAGGTTTTTTCTGCTTACTTTCTAGTTTATTACCTGCACAAGCTCTACCTAATTTAAATATTTCTGAAAAAGAATTAGCATCGGTTCAAGATAATGACATTAATAAACAAGCGGATACTAATAACAACAACTTATCAGAGACTGAATCTGATAAATTGCCCATAGTCAATGATACTCAACAAAATTTATCTTCTTCAAATCAGCCACAAAATGCTGTTAATGCTTTAGAACCGCCAGCAGATGAAATGGCACAAGTCACATCTGTATCACAATTGTCTGATGTCCAACCGACAGATTGGGCTTTTCAAGCATTACAGTCTTTAGTTGAGCGCTACGGTTGCATTGCTGGTTATCCGAATCAAACCTATCGCGGCAATCGGGCGATGACTCGCTATGAATTTGCCGCAGGTTTGAATGCTTGTTTAGAGCGAATCAATGAACTCATTGCTACAGCAACTGCTGATTTGGTCAAGAAAGAAGACTTAGCCACTTTGCAGAAATTGCAAGAACAATTTGCCGCAGAACTGGCAACACTTAGAGGTAGAGTTGATGCCCTAGAAGCTCGGACAACAGAATTAGAAGCAAATCAGTTTTCTACTACCACCAAACTGACTGGGGAAGCAATCATCGCTGGTATTGGTGCTACTGGCGGCGCTCCTGGTAAAAGTGGCTCTAATATTATCCTTGTCAATAGAGTCCGCTTAAATCTCAGCACCAGTTTTACAGGTAAAGATTTATTAATTACAGGATTGCAATCTCACAACTTTTTGGGTGGTGCAGATGGACGGGGTAGTCTGCAAGAGAGTTTAGGATTAGCTTCGCCTTTACTGAGTTCTAGTAGCGCTCGTACTAGTTTTGAACCCCAGTTTCCAGGTCTTAACGTCAAAAATTTGACAGGTGTGGGTGCGAATAGTTTAGAACTGTACAAATTACTTTACATCTTTCCTGTCGCTAATAAATTGACCCTGTTTGCGGGAACTGCGGCGGAAGTATCAGATGCTTTTCCGGCAATTACACCTTTTTACGGTGAGGGACAAGAATCAATTTCGCGGTTTGCTGGTTTAAATCCGGTGTTGCGTGTTTCCGGTGGGACTTCTGGTTCTGGTTTGGCATCAGCGGCAGGATTTATCTTCAACATTGCTCCGAGTTTGGATTTGCGAGCTTTATATGGCAGCGTCAACGCCAACATACCGCAAAAATCTCCCAATGAAGTACTAGCGGGAGTTTCCGAGACACCTTTGGGAGGAGGTTTCTTTAGTGGTAGTAGTGTTGTAGCTGCTCAGTTAACCTTCAAACCCATGCGAGATTTAGATATTGGGTTGAACTATGCCCACAGCTATCACGAGATCAACATCTTAGGCACGGGGTTAATTAGTGGTGATGTTGGTGCTTTAGCTGGTGTTGATCCTGGAACACCTGTGACACTCAACTCTATTGGCAGTACAGTGACGTGGCGATTTTCTCCAAAAATAGCTTTATCTGGCTATGGTGCAGCCTTGTTTGTCGAGGATTCTTCCAAAACTGTAGATGCTTCTACCACCTTTACTAGTTGGATGGTGGGACTGCATTTCCGAGATTTGTTTAAGTCTGGGAACAACGCGGGGATTCTTTTTGGACAACCACTTTATCGTAGTGAGGCTAGCGGTAGCGCTCAGTTAGCACCAATCGGTGT